GTCAGCACCACCTCGGCGTCCCCGGACTCGATGGTGCGGCTGGCCGTCATCGCCGCGTCGAGGCTCGATCCGCACAGGCGGTTGACGGTGGTGCCGGGGACGCTCACGGGGAGGCCGGCGAGGAGCGCGGCCATGCGGCCGACGTTGCGGTTCTCCTCGCCGGCGCCGTTGGCGTTGCCCCACACCACGTCGTCGATGGCGGCGGGGTCGAAGCGGGGCACCCGGGCGAGCGTCGAGGTGATCGCGGCGGCGGCGAGGTCGTCGGGGCGCACGCCGGCCAGCGCACCGTTGAAGCGGCCGAACGGCGTCCGTGTCGCGGCGTAGAGGAAAGCACTCATGACAGGGACGCTAATCCCGAGCCGCGATATTCTGAAGTACGCATATCGAAGCCGATTGATATGGACGACATATGGATCTGCGGCACCTCCGGTACTTCGTGGCGGTGGCCGAGGAGCGGCACTTCGGTCGTGCCGCCGAGCGGCTCCACATGGCCCAGCCCCCGCTCTCCCAGCAGATCCGGCAGCTGGAGGCGGAGCTGGGCGTCGAGCTGCTGCACCGCACGACACGGCGCGTGGAGGTGACCGAGGCCGGCCGCGCCTACCTGGAGCGGGCCCGCGCGATCCTCACCGACGTCGACGAGGCCGGCCACCACGCGCGGCTCGTCGCGGCCGGTTCGGTCGGGCACCTCGCGATCGGGTGCGTGGGCTCGGCGACGTACAGCCTGCTGCCCGCGCTCTCGCGGCGGCTCACCGAGGAACTGCCCGGCGTCGACTTCTCCTTCCGTGGCGAGATGCTCGCACCCGACCAGGTCGACGCGTTGCGCAGCGGCGCGATCGATGTGGCGCTGCTGCGCCCTCCCGCGGCCGACCTCTCCCTCACCGTGCACACCCTGCGCCGGGACCGGCTCGTCGTCGCCGTACCCGTCGAGCATCCCCTCTCCCGCCGGAAACGGCTGCGCGCCGCGGACCTCGCCGGCGCCGACCTGATCGTGCACTCCGCCGACCGCCGGTCCGTGATGTACGACGTCGTCCTGGGCCTGCTGCGTGACGCCGGTGTGGAGCCGCACATCCGCCACGAGGTCGGCGAGACCTCGACGCTGGTCACGCTCGTGGCCGGCGGACTGGGTGTCGCCGTCGTACCCGAACCGGTCACGGCGCTGGCACTCGACGGCGTCACCTACCTGCCCCTGGCGGGGGCCGACGCACGCGTGGAGCTGGCGGTCGCCCACCGCGCGGACCGCGCCGAGCCGCACCTGGCGCGCACGGTGGGGATCATCCGGGCGGTGATCTGAGAGGCGGGGACCGATGCCGTCCCGTCGGCCGACACGCTCGGCACGCCACTGGCCACTGGCCGCCGGCCGCCGACCACCGGCCACCGGCCACCGGCCACCGGCCACCGGCTGAAGGACGGCACGACCAGGTGGTGAGGCGCCACTCGCGTCTGCGGGGAGGCCGCGAAAACCGCGAACTCGGCGGTCGGGACGCCGCTCACGGCTGAGGTGTACGCCATGCGTCGCACGGTCTCCACGGCGAACGGACCGACGCCGTCGCCGCTGAGCAAACCTTGGTGACACCACTCTGGTTGACCACGACCTCACTGTCTGGCGGCCTCGTCCGGCGTGGCGGACGTTTTTCGAGGGCTGCCTTGATCGTGTGGCCGAGCCGGTCCGCCCGGTGGTCCTGGCTGGCTGAAGTCCTCGGCCGGGACCGAGATGCCTCCCGTGACGAATCCGGTGAGCACCGCGTCGATCGTAGGGACCTGGTCCGCCGCCGGTGCCGTGACGGCCCCCCGCCCGCTCAGCGTCCGGGAGACCGACAGACTCGACCGGCACACAGGGCCCCACTCCAACGTGCGTTCCGTGACCGGCACGTTCGACAGGCACGAGATGCCCTCCCCATGGACGGGCAGGGCGCCGGGGCTGGTCTACGCGTGGCGGGGGTCTTGTTCGCCCGCCCCGTCCCGTCGTGGGTGGGAGGTGTCCTTGCCGACGGTGGTGGGGTGGGCGATGGACCGGGCGTACCAGCCGGCATCGGAGGACTGCGCTTCATGCCCGGAGCCACCGACAGCAACTTCCACGCCCGCGCCGGCATGAACAACACCGCCTTCGGCCCCGGCATGAAGAAGAACAGCCGCAAGGAAGTCGCCCGCCAGGGCTTCCTCGCCCTGATGAACGGACGTGCCGAAGTCGTCGGCGGTGACGCCGCCACCAAGGGCACCGCCATCGAACACCGCTTCCTGCCCGAGCCCTACAAGGCCGCCCGCCACGCCACCAAGGCCAGGCCGCGCCCTGAGCACTGAGCACTGAGCACTGACTGAGCGTTCGGCCTTGTCTCGGGAGAGTCAGCGCCGTCGTCCGTGCCCTCCGAAGTCGAGGCTGCTGCGGTACTTGGGGTGACCGACTCCTGGGCGACACATGGGAGTTGCTGCCCTCAGACGAACTCCGGTCTGCTCCCAACGCTCCCCCAGGCGCCGCCTGTTTGCCCGCTGACTCTCCCGCTGGCAGCAAGCGCGGCTGCGACGCCATGATCACACCAGCCGCCGCAAGATCCTCACACGGATCCCGCTGGCCTCCGGCGCGCTGATCACCTGCTGGACAGGCGGAGATTTCCGGACCAGGTATCGCACCGGACACGACCGGAGTCGAAGGTGAGTTCCAACGCGAGCCGCCCGATGTCCGGCTCCCCCTCCTCACGTACCGCAAGGACCATCTCTCCGAGGTGGTCCGCGAACGGAGTCTCACCGCTGACCGGAGCTACCTGGACGCGGCCCAGCTCTGCCATGTCGTATCCCGCGAAAGGCGCCGACGAATCCACGATCAGGCACCAGTCCGACCCGGCTGTCACGTGGGTGGCGACCTCTTCGCTATCGATCAGCCACACATCCAGCGGGCCGGCCGGGGCATCCGTGCCGTACAGGTGCCACGACGCGACCACCCGCTCAAGGCGTCGCCCGACCAGGTAGTCAGGAAGCACACCGACCCCGTGCAACGGGCACCCGTTCAACCGCTCCAGCTCCACTCGGCGACCGTACCGTCAAGCAAGGTTCCAGCTCACACGCTTCCTCGGGACATGCCTCAACTCTCCCCAGTACGCGGGCTGTTCACAGCCGCATCAGCCTGCCAACATCGTTGTCCAGGTCTGACGCTTTGGTGGGGGGCAGGGCTGCATGACGTCCGTACAGAACAACGACCAGCGGCTGCTCGACCGCATCCTGGAGGACCAGCATCGGAAGCTGGCACCGGACAAGAGCAGGGACGACTTCTTCACGTTCTTCGCGGCCGACAAGGCTCTGCAGGACTGGGACCTCGACAACGACGAGATCATGGACGGCATTGTCGACGGGGCCCACGACTGCGGCATCGACGGCCTCTGGACATTCGTCGACGAGCGCTACGTCACCGCCGATGCCCATCAGTTCCTGCCCTCGCGTGCCGGAAAGATCGAATTGGTGATCCTGCAAGCGAAGACGTCGACCGGTTACCAGGAAACCGTGGTCGAGAAGCTGCATTTCCATCTGCCGACACTGTTGGACATGAGCCGGGACGAAGAGGACTTGGCTCCCCACACGAACGCCAAACTCCTGGACCGCACAAGGCGCTTCCTCCATATCCTCGAAGAGTTGGCGTCATCGTTCCCCCAAGTCCGCATAAAGGTGATCTACGCCAACAAAGCCGCCGAGACGCCGCACCCCAACGTGAAGGCCAAGGGAGATCGGCTGCGACGCGAACTTGCGAAAATCACCTCGGACACCAAGGCAGATCTGGAGTACCTCAACGCCGCTGACCTTCGTGAACGTACCGCCCGGGGGGCCAAAGCGGTCGCGCAGTTGGTATTCACCGAGACTCCGATGAGCACCTCGCTCGGCGAGGGGTACGTGTGCCTGGCCCGCTTGGACGAGTACTACCGCTTCATCACCTCGGACAACGAAGCACTGCGCCTGGAACTGTTCGAATCGAACGTGCGTGACTACGCCGGGTCCACCGCGGTGAACAACGCCATCAGCGAGACGCTCAAGTCCGGTACGGGCGAGGACTTCTGGTGGTTCAACAACGGCGTCACCGTAGTCGCCGACGCTGCCCAGATCGCAGGCAAAAGGATCGTCGTCAAGGAGCCGCAGATCGTCAACGGGCTACAGACCAGCCATGAGATCTACAGCTACTTCCAAAACGGCGGCCAACATCGTGACCGCTCCCTCCTGGTCAAGATCGTGGTCGCACCCGAGTCCGGCACCGCCCGCGACCGCATCATCCGAGCCACGAACAGCCAGACACAGCTGCCGGCGGGCGCCCTGCGAGCCACCGAAGCCATCCAGAAAGATATCGAGGAAAGCCTGGGCCACGCAGGTGGTTACTACTACGAACGGCGGGCCAGCTACTACCGCAACCTCGGCTTCCCGCTCGACCGGGTCATCAGCATGACCCGCTTGGCCCGAGAGTTCACCGCCTTCGTACAGCGGGAACCACACACCGCCCTGCGGCACTCGGACGCATTGCTACTGGACGACCAGCATTACGCCCAGATCTTCTCGCCCCGTCACGACCTGGACATCTACCGCCTCTGCCTCGACGTCCACACCCGTCTACGGACCTTCCTGGCTCAGTACGCAGAAGACCGCCCACTGCTGGGGGAAACCCTGGAGAACTGGCTCTATCCCCTGGCAGCCATGTCTGCCCACACCCTGACCAGGCTGAGGCAGCCCACCCAGCGGGATTTGCTCAATATCGACCTCGAGCACCTCAGCGACGACCTCATGTCCCGTATGACGGGCACGCTGGAACAGAACTTCAAGAGCGCCCTGCGTCAGAGCAAAGCCGGCGGTGTCGACCGCATCGCCCGCACCCCTGAATTCACCGCCAAACTCCGCCAGGCCATCATCTCTCAAAGCCGATATCACATCGAACGTTAGTGGCTGATGCGTCGGCAGGCACGGTCTTCCAGGCAGGTCACGGGGCGCAGAGCACTCCATGAGACGGAACCTCCCTGCATCGTCGGTCGGTCACATCAACGCCGCCGCCTCGCCTGCCACCCAGGTCTGCCAGACATGACGGGTGTTCGGCAGGTCAGGGCGGTCAAGGAGCCAGAGCACGTACCCGGCATGGCACCGGGCCCACGGACTGTCCGAATCAGCGGCCCGCTCGAGCCTGCCGCGAAGATCAGCGCTGTCGACAGCGCGGGCAACGCGCACGTATTCGCGATCCTTGCAGCGATACGCCCGCTGGACGACGATCTCGACCAGGTCGGTGAGCTTCGCCTTGATCGCCTCCTCGTGGCGAGCACGGGCCACCTCCCGGATCAGACGCTGCTTCGTGCCCCACGCCTTCGCATGCTGCGTCCACTCCAGCGGGTACTTCGCCTCCCACTCCAGGAAGAGCAACACATAGGGCAGCCCCGGCCACGTCGCCAGATCCCTGCCCGCAGGACCACCCCACACCCCATCAGGCAGCGAACGCCTCTGGGCTTGCTGATGCCTCCGGCGCGCCTGCAGAAAGGCCGGCTCGCGGTACTGCTCGTCCGCTCCCAGGGGCCGCGTCAGCAGCCACATCTCATTGGACCGGGCGAGCGCGTCAGTGACCTTCCTCTGGGCCTCCGCCAGACGGACGAGCGCTTCACCTCTCGCAGCCGGATCCTCCGCTATGAGTCCGAACGCCCAACCCAGTCGCTCAGCCCATGCACCAGCGTCGTCCGCATCTGTACCTGCCTCTTCAGCCACGCACGGGATCATCTCCTGGCGCAGTCGGCTCGCTCCACCCGATGGTGCGGGGGGGGGAGAGACGCAAAGGCTACGGGGCGCAACGGACGTGAGCAGGAACCGCCCGCTGTCCCTCTCTTCACTCTGCAACCGCCCTTCCCCGGAACCGCCGCCCCGGTGGCGGGACTCCGACGGCAGCGATCTGTGGGCAGCCGAGGACGAGACCCGCGATCGGATCATCGGGTTCTATCGGCGCACGTGCGGACTGGTCCGGTCGCTCGTCGCGGAGCGGCGCATGCTGATCGTGCTGGACAACGCCCGTGACTTCGACCAGATCCGTCCCCTGCCGCCCGGCGGCTCCACCTGCATGGTCGCCGTGACCAGCCGTAACCACCTGGGTACCCTGGCCACCACCCACGGATCCCGCTCCCTGGCCCTGGGCATCATCGCCGCACCTGGCCGCCACTCGACCACGCCTCGGCCGACCGGCCGCTCCGCCCGAGTGGCGGCATGGTGTGATGGCGCCGTGAGCCGAGCTTCCGAAGAGTCCAACCGCCGTATGCTGCGGGCCCGGGACGCCATGGACCGGGCGTACGCGCAGCCGCTGGACGTGCCCGCGCTGGCCCGGATCGCCCATGTCTCCGAGGCGCACTTCACCCGTACGTTCCGGGCCGCGTTCGGGGAGACGCCCCACCGCTATCTGCAGCGTCGCCGGGTCGAACGGGCGATGTTCCTGCTGCGGGAGACCGACCGCGGAGTGACGGACATCTGTTTCGACGTGGGCTTCGGCAGCCCGGGGACCTTCAGCCGCACCTTCCGCGACATCGTGGGCACCTCGCCGCGGCAGTACCGCAAGGAGGCGCCGCCGCTGCCCGTCCCGACGTGTTTCACGAAGGCGTGGACGCGGCCGAGCGATTGAGCAGTTCTGGATAAGTTTCCGACCCGTCCGCTCGGTAGCGTGAGGCCCATGTTCACCGCCATCACGCACTCGCAGATCTACGTCCTCGACCAGGACGAGGCCCTCGACTTCTACGTCGGCAAGCTCGGCCTGGAGGTCAACACCGATGTCGACCTGGGCTTCATGCGCTGGCTGACCGTCCAGGTGCCCGGCCGTCCGGAGCGCCAGATCCTTCTGGAGAAGCCGGGGCCTCCGGCGCTCTCCGAGGAGACCGCGGCCCAGGTCCGCGAACTGCTCACCAAGGGGGCCATGGGCGGCCACCTCATCTTCAGCACGGACGACTGTCGCAAGACCTACGACACCCTCCTCGGCAAGGGCGTCGAGTTCACCGAGGAACCCACCGACCGCCCCTACGGCATCGACTGCGGCCTGCGCGACCCGTTCGGCAACAGCATCCGCTTCACCCAGCCGAAGGGCTGAGCCCCGGTCGCTCCCCGGCCGCGGGGGCATTGTCAGTGGTGGGCGGCAGGATGGGGGCATGACGACATCAGCTGCAGTGATCGTGGATGCCGCCGCCTACGCACAGGCCGTCGAGGACGCGGTGCGGGCCTCGGCCGCCTACTACACCGGGGGCACGTCGGCGCTGGACGACGACACCTACGACCGGCTCGTGCGCGGCATCGCGGCATGGGAGGCCGAGCATCCCGACGGGATACTGCCCGACTCCCCCACCGGCAAGGTCGCCGGTGGCGCGGTCGAGGGGGACGTGCCGCACACGGTGGCGATGCTGAGCCTGGACAACGTGTTCTCGGGCGAGGAGTTCACCGCGTGGACGGCGTCGCTGGCCCGCCGGATCGGGCACGACGTGGAGCGGTTCAGCGTGGAGCCCAAGCTCGACGGGCTCGCGGTCGCCGCGCGCTACACCCAGGGACGGCTCACGCGGTTGATCACCCGGGGCGACGGGACGGCCGGGGAGGACGTCTCGCACGCCATCGGCACCATCGAGGGGCTGCCCGGCGAGCTGGCCGAGCCGGTGACGGTGGAGGTGCGGGGCGAAGTCCTCATGACCACCGCCCAGTTCGAGC
This genomic stretch from Streptomyces deccanensis harbors:
- a CDS encoding VOC family protein — protein: MFTAITHSQIYVLDQDEALDFYVGKLGLEVNTDVDLGFMRWLTVQVPGRPERQILLEKPGPPALSEETAAQVRELLTKGAMGGHLIFSTDDCRKTYDTLLGKGVEFTEEPTDRPYGIDCGLRDPFGNSIRFTQPKG
- a CDS encoding LysR substrate-binding domain-containing protein, yielding MDLRHLRYFVAVAEERHFGRAAERLHMAQPPLSQQIRQLEAELGVELLHRTTRRVEVTEAGRAYLERARAILTDVDEAGHHARLVAAGSVGHLAIGCVGSATYSLLPALSRRLTEELPGVDFSFRGEMLAPDQVDALRSGAIDVALLRPPAADLSLTVHTLRRDRLVVAVPVEHPLSRRKRLRAADLAGADLIVHSADRRSVMYDVVLGLLRDAGVEPHIRHEVGETSTLVTLVAGGLGVAVVPEPVTALALDGVTYLPLAGADARVELAVAHRADRAEPHLARTVGIIRAVI
- a CDS encoding helix-turn-helix domain-containing protein, producing the protein MSRASEESNRRMLRARDAMDRAYAQPLDVPALARIAHVSEAHFTRTFRAAFGETPHRYLQRRRVERAMFLLRETDRGVTDICFDVGFGSPGTFSRTFRDIVGTSPRQYRKEAPPLPVPTCFTKAWTRPSD
- a CDS encoding AIPR family protein, with the protein product MTSVQNNDQRLLDRILEDQHRKLAPDKSRDDFFTFFAADKALQDWDLDNDEIMDGIVDGAHDCGIDGLWTFVDERYVTADAHQFLPSRAGKIELVILQAKTSTGYQETVVEKLHFHLPTLLDMSRDEEDLAPHTNAKLLDRTRRFLHILEELASSFPQVRIKVIYANKAAETPHPNVKAKGDRLRRELAKITSDTKADLEYLNAADLRERTARGAKAVAQLVFTETPMSTSLGEGYVCLARLDEYYRFITSDNEALRLELFESNVRDYAGSTAVNNAISETLKSGTGEDFWWFNNGVTVVADAAQIAGKRIVVKEPQIVNGLQTSHEIYSYFQNGGQHRDRSLLVKIVVAPESGTARDRIIRATNSQTQLPAGALRATEAIQKDIEESLGHAGGYYYERRASYYRNLGFPLDRVISMTRLAREFTAFVQREPHTALRHSDALLLDDQHYAQIFSPRHDLDIYRLCLDVHTRLRTFLAQYAEDRPLLGETLENWLYPLAAMSAHTLTRLRQPTQRDLLNIDLEHLSDDLMSRMTGTLEQNFKSALRQSKAGGVDRIARTPEFTAKLRQAIISQSRYHIER